A single window of Thermocrinis jamiesonii DNA harbors:
- the amrB gene encoding AmmeMemoRadiSam system protein B — MRIRKPAVAGSFYPKDPEKLREVVNRLLGNPTSKVPLGVIAPHAGYAYSGKVAGKIYGLFKGFKGLSFLLIGPSHFVDFVGISFGDYEFFETPLGLVKVDKDRIEAFLKRFNLPQALDNLPHLMEHSLEVQLPFLQVAVEEFSIIPVLYGRVRPEFLLEVIEFFCEDETRFIVSSDLSHYYPDEIARRIDAYCHEGIIKLDQKIMKNCEACGKVGILASLMWSKRKNLKPELIAYATSAEAYGDRDMVVGYGGYAFFS; from the coding sequence GTGAGGATAAGAAAGCCGGCAGTTGCAGGGAGTTTTTATCCAAAGGATCCAGAAAAGCTGAGAGAAGTGGTAAATAGACTGCTTGGAAATCCTACATCAAAAGTGCCACTGGGAGTAATAGCTCCTCATGCTGGTTATGCCTACAGTGGAAAGGTAGCAGGTAAGATCTATGGGCTTTTTAAAGGTTTTAAAGGTCTGAGTTTTCTGCTTATAGGTCCATCCCACTTTGTAGATTTTGTAGGTATTTCCTTTGGAGACTACGAATTTTTTGAAACCCCCTTAGGGCTGGTTAAGGTTGACAAGGATAGAATAGAGGCATTTCTTAAAAGATTCAACCTTCCGCAAGCCTTGGACAACCTACCACACTTAATGGAACATTCCTTAGAGGTTCAGCTACCCTTTTTACAGGTAGCTGTGGAAGAATTTTCCATAATACCAGTCCTTTACGGAAGGGTTAGGCCAGAATTCTTGTTGGAAGTCATAGAGTTTTTCTGTGAGGATGAAACTCGGTTTATTGTGAGTTCGGACCTAAGTCACTACTATCCAGACGAAATAGCAAGGCGCATAGACGCTTATTGCCATGAGGGTATTATCAAGTTGGACCAAAAGATTATGAAAAACTGCGAAGCCTGTGGAAAGGTTGGGATTTTAGCTTCTTTGATGTGGAGTAAAAGGAAAAACTTAAAACCAGAGCTTATAGCTTATGCTACATCTGCAGAAGCCTATGGGGATAGGGATATGGTGGTAGGATACGGCGGTTATGCCTTCTTTTCCTGA
- the ispF gene encoding 2-C-methyl-D-erythritol 2,4-cyclodiphosphate synthase, whose protein sequence is MFRIGFGFDSHDFEEGKPLVLGGVLIDFPKGLKGHSDGDVLLHALTDALLSAVGEEDIGQLFSDKDPRWKLAQSSLFLKSALEKVSKKGYMIVNVDCTLIADEPKIAPIKNKIIQNLSLLLGIEQERISVKGKTREGFCQSEGIACFCVVLLQEKKA, encoded by the coding sequence ATGTTTAGGATAGGTTTTGGGTTTGATTCGCACGACTTTGAGGAAGGAAAGCCTTTAGTTTTGGGAGGAGTGCTAATAGACTTTCCAAAGGGACTTAAAGGACACTCTGACGGAGATGTTCTGCTTCATGCTTTAACGGACGCTCTTCTTTCAGCGGTAGGAGAAGAAGATATAGGTCAGCTCTTTTCGGACAAAGACCCGAGGTGGAAATTAGCCCAATCTAGCCTCTTTTTAAAGTCTGCCCTTGAGAAGGTTTCAAAAAAAGGATACATGATCGTCAATGTGGATTGCACTTTAATTGCAGACGAGCCAAAGATTGCACCTATCAAAAACAAGATAATACAGAATCTTTCCTTGCTTTTGGGAATAGAGCAGGAGCGCATATCTGTAAAAGGCAAAACAAGAGAAGGTTTTTGCCAATCGGAAGGTATAGCTTGTTTTTGTGTAGTATTACTTCAGGAAAAGAAGGCATAA